One genomic region from Quercus robur chromosome 4, dhQueRobu3.1, whole genome shotgun sequence encodes:
- the LOC126723726 gene encoding amidase 1-like → MEGIFICTRALGVFIHHIPRIWRDNVSALAIATNHVQGQNIYEFKTNHEEWVNLVKPKLGPDVSDRVLAAINTTHENIKILYKVRTEMWAALQNLLKVWFELFLYSKVVDHLIYFLMSIVNTIL, encoded by the exons ATGGAAGGTATTTTCATCTGCACAAG GGCTTTGGGTGTTTTCATTCATCATATTCCTCGGATTTGGCGTGACAATGTTTCAGCACTagccattgccacaaatcatGTCCAGGGGCAGAACAT ATATGAATTCAAAACAAATCATGAAGAATGGGTAAATTTAGTCAAACCCAAGCTAGGACCTGATGTGTCTGATCGAGTTCTTGCAGCAATTAATACCACACACGAgaacattaaaattttatataaagtcAGAACTGAGATGTGGGCTGCCCTTCAAAATCTCTTAAAG GTTTGGTTTGAACTATTTCTATACTCCAAAGTTGTTGaccatttaatttattttttgatgtcTATAGTCAACACTATACTTTGa
- the LOC126723727 gene encoding putative F-box protein At5g55150 has translation MSNWADLPHFIVCEIICRLSFFDDIFIAGAVCKSWKSVVNSFEKPPPLPPKGPWIMLSEEREQGNKESKTRSLFNLLDTKTYDFKLPELVGRKCLGTSFGWLLTIGADLQINLFHPLSKHLICLPPQPTFCRQYTPEVEPEHLRNMFVPKCVLSRSPWNSITNECDHDCIIMAIYGEIRTLAFTRPGYKAWIDIESPSRAYDDITFYKGNFYAVDCHGEVFACRIDDSQKVVAKAVAPRPEGTRDLIKKYIVESAGDLLLVLRVRGGHYYSIEDYPNYEEDEFNNVDLEDDIEDEDAPENESEEEVEEEEEENINDNSYVTIGFTVLKLKRFTQAGSKYKYKYEKVDNLGDRALFVGDNSSVSLSASSLNGCKANCIYFTDDNIELYEETLNGGGYDMGVFNMKDGTLDKHYPESFSYYSTPLWFI, from the coding sequence ATGTCTAACTGGGCTGATCTTCCACATTTTATTGTCTGTGAAATAATTTGTCGACTATCTTTCTTTGATGATATCTTCATTGCTGGTGCTGTCTGCAAGTCATGGAAATCAGTCGTTAATTCATTTGAAAAACCACCTCCATTACCTCCTAAAGGTCCTTGGATTATGCTCTCTGAAGAAAGAGAACAAGGCAATAAAGAAAGTAAGACACGTAGCCTGTTCAACTTATTAGATACCAAGACTTACGATTTCAAGTTGCCTGAGCTTGTTGGAAGAAAATGCTTAGGAACATCTTTTGGATGGTTGCTCACTATCGGCGCTGATTTACAGATTAATCTCTTCCATCCATTGTCTAAACATCTAATATGTCTTCCACCTCAACCTACCTTTTGCCGTCAATACACACCTGAAGTTGAGCCTGAACATCTTCGTAATATGTTTGTTCCTAAATGTGTTTTATCAAGGAGTCCATGGAACTCAATAACTAATGAATGTGATCATGATTGCATAATCATGGCAATATATGGTGAAATTAGAACATTGGCCTTCACTAGACCAGGATATAAAGCTTGGATTGATATAGAAAGTCCTTCTCGAGCTTATGATGACATTACATTCTACAAGGGAAACTTTTATGCTGTAGACTGTCATGGTGAAGTTTTTGCTTGTCGAATTGATGATAGCCAAAAGGTAGTAGCTAAAGCAGTCGCGCCACGTCCAGAGGGAACCAGGGATCTTATCAAAAAGTATATTGTTGAATCAGCTGGGGATCTTTTGTTGGTTTTACGCGTACGAGGAGGTCATTATTATTCTATCGAAGACTACCCTAACTATGAAGAAGATGAATTCAATAATGTAGACTTAGAAGATGATATTGAGGATGAGGACGCTCCTGAAAATGAATccgaagaagaagtagaagaagaagaagaagaaaatatcaATGATAATTCCTATGTGACCATTGGGTTCACAgttctaaaattaaaaagatttaCACAAGCAGGAagcaaatataaatacaaatatgAGAAGGTTGACAACTTGGGTGATAGAGCATTGTTTGTGGGTGACAACTCATCGGTGTCTTTGTCTGCATCAAGCCTCAATGGATGCAAAGCTAATTGTATCTATTTTACAGATGACAATATCGAACTTTATGAGGAGACCTTAAATGGCGGAGGGTACGACATGGGTGTATTTAACATGAAAGATGGAACACTTGATAAGCATTACCCAGAATCCTTCTCCTACTATTCTACCCCACTTTGGTTTATTTAA